A stretch of the Uranotaenia lowii strain MFRU-FL chromosome 3, ASM2978415v1, whole genome shotgun sequence genome encodes the following:
- the LOC129751227 gene encoding uncharacterized protein LOC129751227 isoform X3, producing METVRVFNQELSGLYEAKPPISKAKMASITRSAMKAIKFYKHVVQSVEKFISKCKSEYKIPGLYVIDSIVRQSRHQFGPEKDVFAPRFARNMEQTFAHLFRCPPEDKSKIIRVLNLWQKNMVFAPEVIQPLFDLANPEHPLHQQYNASMAAGGAAGGSSSGAADQSGGSNGMNTSALSHDSPGPLDDHGSSTQQSDTKPLHPNVLRQLQQIQQLLMRQTSDSSLGGSGKDQVKFNKKLLDFDYGSDDDEDKNSPSVPSTTLPDGNNLAQILSDPNVLKQLQNLQKLKQHEMEEKQSKLSEMQMKEEKFEKHLASVLKKLPFANECDLSRQPPMDMTAGLPASKESDGNDFDIVTEVISDTHSSSPRSTIGEQQYKSSTSTSRRRGKSRSRSPRDSRRDRDRDRGGRSRRSRSRSRSRSRSHSRGRGRGGDRRSSRDRDRDRGKSQKEKEQDKERERERKKRGLPEIKKEHLSVCSTTLWVGHLSKLVQQEELSDTFGKYGDIVSIDLISPRGCAFIVMNRRQDAYKSMQSLKSHKLHGRAITISWATAKGAKSKEWKDYWDLDLGVSYIPWSKLNEHTDLESLEEGGMFDEDTMPQWMKDKLANGNQKKHSEGTGIVNPLYGVDTSQPPPTAALMGAMGMTFPVGGVVPRLPMMGLPIVPGMGINVPPPNLMMAATAGGLTNPPPLPMAGFGVLPPPPPSHVAPKSGGGDDMDIDMDDDNSNQSHGAAPMPPSNPAFFNQPPPPLIPPNAPGMAPFGRDHREDGGRRGGDNRGDFERRGRDDGDRGGNRRDQERDGGRGRRNFRDGPDGNGERGERSSRWGSNDRNRGGGNEGGGRDNRPLSDRLRELAGADFSQRGGSGEEGADGQPFGGGRNFRGGRNMNNEGGDDFNNRGGDDFGRRGNFQQGGRFNNNQRGGRFNNRGGFMQNRGGRGGPEGDMQQPVNIMSLLNMGGGMFGNNEQGGGGGGDEGGDQQQFFDRGDGGNFNNRRWNDRNERGGRGGRGNWRDNNDGNGGGDNEGRRFGRNDRRNDQRNDQRNDQRPDQRNQRRSFGGQDDQPQEQQQGRHQNPDEPQLNSGGQGGGGSRWDDNDEIWDDVPAAPPKRKQEQPQQEQLDGRQETRNEEKREEKREEKREERREERREERREERREERREERREERHEERREERHEERREDRVDEPTQEAKSDAGKNSGNIETQDADAFSQQEQSNKHSEDFQQTDSEVPQQTTHVPQAEENFEQPEKYARPERNFGQSEDMFMESEPAPHQENRGDNKNSGGQGTPLFDESGGASEQHREPEPEPIRNNSPPSQQFREPEVVHKQHSPEPSRAQLYSPSPPPPVIQQEQQQPEIVAPSVAEPTFEATPVNTEPPAGEEPASASVDEA from the exons ATGGAAACGGTTCGTGTTTTTAACCAGGAG CTTTCGGGGCTTTACGAAGCAAAGCCGCCGATCTCCAAGGCAAAGATGGCCTCGATTACCAGGAGCGCCATGAAGGCCATCAAATTCTACAAACACGTCGTACAGAGCGTAGAAAAGTTTATCAGCAAGTGCAAATCCGAATACAAGATTCCCGGTCTGTACGTTATCGATTCGATTGTGCGGCAATCGCGGCATCAGTTCGGCCCGGAGAAGGATGTCTTTGCGCCTCGGTTTGCCCGGAATATGGAGCAAACTTTTGCACACTTGTTTCGTTGCCCACCGGAGGATAAG AGCAAAATTATACGGGTGCTGAATTTGTGGCAAAAGAATATGGTCTTTGCGCCGGAAGTGATTCAACCCCTGTTTGATCTTGCCAATCCGGAACATCCGCTGCACCAGCAGTACAATGCTTCGATGGCTGCTGGTGGTGCGGCAGGTGGAAGTTCTAGTGGTGCTGCGGATCAATCCGGTGGATCCAACGGTATGAATACATCGGCCCTGTCGCACGATTCTCCAGGACCGCTGGACGATCATGGCAGTTCTACGCAGCAATCAGATACG AAACCATTGCATCCCAACGTGCTCCGTCAGCTGCAGCAGATCCAACAGCTGCTGATGCGGCAAACCAGCGATAGTTCCCTGGGCGGAAGCGGCAAGGATCAGGTGAAGTTCAATAAGAAGCTGCTGGACTTCGATTATGGAAGCGATGACGATGAGGACAAAAACTCGCCATCCGTTCCGTCTACCACATTACCGGATGGGAACAATCTTGCCCAGATCCTGTCGGATCCGAACGTACTCAAACAGCTGCAGAACCTGCAGAAGCTGAAGCAGCACGAGATGGAGGAAAAGCAAAGCAAGCTGTCGGAGATGCAGATGAAGGAGGAAAAGTTCGAGAAACATCTGGCCAGCGTTCTCAAG AAGCTACCCTTTGCCAACGAGTGCGATCTGAGCCGGCAACCACCGATGGATATGACTGCCG GTCTTCCGGCATCAAAGGAAAGCGATGGCAATGATTTCGACATCGTGACCGAG GTTATCAGTGACACACATAGTTCGTCGCCTCGCAGCACTATCGGGGAGCAGCAATATAAATCTTCGACCAGCACTTCGCGTCGCCGTGGAAAGAGTCGTTCCCGATCACCGAGAGATTCCAGGCGAGACCGCGATCGAGATCGTGGAGGTCGCAGTCGCCGCAGCCGGTCCAGGTCTCGCAGCCGAAGCCGATCCCATTCGCGTGGCCGTGGACGGGGTGGAGATCGTCGGTCTTCACGCGACAGAGATCGTGATCGGGGCAAGAGCCAAAAGGAGAAGGAACAGGATAAGGAACGTGAGCGGGAACGCAAGAAGCGAGGACTGCCGGAAATCAAGAAGGAACACCTTAGTG TGTGCAGCACCACCCTTTGGGTTGGACATCTGTCTAAACTGGTCCAGCAGGAAGAACTATCCGATACTTTTGGCAAATATGGCGATATCGTCAGTATTGATTTGATTTCGCCACGTGGTTGTGCGTTTATCGTGATGAACCGTCGACAGGATGCGTACAAAAGCATGCAAAGCCTCAAGAGTCATAAACTGCACGGAAGGGCCATTACCATTTCGTGGGCCACTGCAAAAGGTGCCAAGAGCAAGGAGTGGAAAGACTATTGGGACCTCGATCTTG GGGTGAGCTACATTCCGTGGAGTAAACTGAACGAACACACCGATTTAGAATCACTTGAAGAAGGTGGCATGTTCGACGAAGACACCATGCCTCAGTGGATGAAGGATAAATTGGCAAACGGGAACCAGAAGAAGCATTCGGAAGGTACCGGAATAGTCAACCCACTGTACGGAGTAGACACAAGTCAGCCACCACCTACGGCTGCCTTGATGGGAGCCATGGGTATGACGTTCCCTGTTGGAGGCGTCGTTCCAAG ACTACCGATGATGGGACTGCCCATCGTTCCGGGAATGGGTATAAATGTACCACCCCCGAACCTCATGATGGCTGCTACAGCTGGCGGACTCACTAATCCTCCACCACTACCGATGGCTGGGTTCGGAGTACTTCCGCCACCCCCACCTTCGCACGTAGCTCCGAAATCCGGTGGCGGTGATGATATGGATATCGATATGGACGATGACAACTCAAACCAAAGCCACGGGGCAGCACCAATGCCACCCTCCAATCCGGCGTTCTTTAATCAACCCCCTCCGCCATTGATCCCACCGAATGCTCCGGGAATGGCACCATTTGGACGCGATCACCGTGAAGATGGTGGCAGACGTGGAGGTGACAACCGTGGCGATTTCGAACGTCGTGGAAGGGATGACGGCGATCGTGGCGGCAATCGAAGAGATCAGGAACGCGATGGTGGAAGAGGTCGGAGGAATTTCCGTGATGGCCCCGATGGCAATGGCGAACGAGGTGAGCGTAGTAGTCGCTGGGGAAGCAATGATCGTAACCGTGGAGGAGGTAATGAAGGTGGAGGTCGGGACAATCGGCCTCTTTCAGATCGTTTGCGTGAGTTAGCTGGAGCTGATTTCAGCCAACGAGGAGGTAGTGGCGAAGAAGGAGCAGATGGTCAACCATTTGGTGGCGGAAGAAATTTCAGAGGAGGTCGTAATATGAATAATGAAGGAGGCGACG ATTTCAACAATCGTGGCGGAGATGATTTTGGTCGTCGTGGAAATTTCCAGCAGGGCGGTAGGTTCAATAACAATCAACGTGGAGGAAGATTCAATAATCGCGGTGGATTCATGCAGAATCGCGGCGGACGCGGTGGACCGG AAGGCGATATGCAACAACCGGTGAACATAATGTCTCTCCTTAACATGGGTGGTGGAATGTTTGGCAATAACGAACAAGGAGGTGGAGGAGGTGGTGATGAAGGCGGGGACCAGCAGCAGTTCTTCGATCGGGGAGACGGTGGTAATTTCAACAACCGGCGTTGGAACGATCGCAATGAACGCGGTGGTAGAGGAGGACGTGGCAATTGGCGAGATAACAATGACGGAAACGGCGGCGGAGACAACGAAGGTCGTAGATTTGGTAGGAACGATCGCCGTAACGATCAGAGAAATGATCAACGAAACGATCAAAGACCAGATCAACGTAATCAACGCCGAAGTTTTGGTGGCCAAGATGATCAGCCACAGGAACAACAGCAAGGCCGTCATCAAAATCCGGATGAACCACAGCTCAATAGTGGTGGACAAGGCGGTGGTGGTTCTCGGTGGGATGACAATGATGAAATTTGGGATGACGTACCCGCTGCACCGCCTAAACGCAAACAAGAACAACCTCAACAGGAACAATTAGACGGACGACAGGAAACAAGAAACGAAGAAAAGCGCGAAGAAAAACGTGAAGAGAAACGTGAAGAAAGGCGCGAGGAGAGACGCGAGGAAAGACGCGAAGAGAGACGCGAAGAAAGACGTGAAGAAAGACGTGAAGAAAGACATGAAGAACGACGTGAAGAACGACATGAAGAACGGCGCGAAGATCGAGTAGATGAACCTACACAGGAAGCCAAATCAGATGCCGGGAAAAATAGCGGCAACATTGAGACACAAGATGCTGATGCTTTCTCTCAGCAAGAGCAAAGTAACAAACATTCGGAAGATTTTCAACAAACGGATTCTGAAGTCCCACAACAGACTACCCACGTTCCACAAGCCGAAGAAAACTTCGAACAACCTGAAAAATATGCTCGACCTGAAAGAAATTTCGGCCAATCTGAAGATATGTTTATGGAATCAGAGCCTGCACCCCATCAAGAAAATCGCGGAGATAACAAAAATTCCGGTGGCCAAGGTACGCCATTATTCGACGAATCTGGAGGAGCATCGGAACAACATCGTGAACCCGAACCTGAACCGATTCGGAATAACAGTCCTCCATCCCAGCAATTCCGCGAACCGGAAGTAGTGCACAAACAACATTCACCAGAGCCTAGCCGGGCACAACTATACTCACCATCTCCACCCCCACCGGTAATTCAGCAAGAGCAGCAACAACCAGAAATCGTCGCTCCGTCTGTTGCAGAGCCGACGTTCGAGGCTACCCCAGTAAACACGGAACCACCTGCCGGGGAAGAACCTGCATCTGCATCAGTTGATGAAGCCTAA